One window of the Tautonia marina genome contains the following:
- a CDS encoding right-handed parallel beta-helix repeat-containing protein codes for MSRSTRTSFRAIRHRESRRSLIGRRQLVVEVMEPRQLLATFTVLNTADDGPGSFRQAILDANTSLDPIDEIEFDVSGTIELASALPSIDGELIVDATTAPGYVDAPVVVIDGINAGPGVNGLHLAAGSNASVIRGLDLRRFSGAGILVESSDNVIVNNRLGTDSTGEQDLGNQGGGVVFEGVAASNNTLGGTVAADANVIAWNGVGVRVSEATGVAILANSIFQNAGLGIELVNGGNNDQPAPSLTSVDSIDQTTIRVNGTLSGAASNTVFLVQVFASDGDAVDAEGRQFLGEFNVTTNGVGEVTFGTLVNADLSTLVGTAITATASRVDGPGRETSEFSNAVQLQGFVVTTTNDSGFGSLRQVILNANATPGPDEITFAVNGTISLLTPLPIITDTVTIDGWSAPGWDGRPVVELDGGNEVEVGLEVASTAAASSILGLSVIRFTDVGILVNGASDVSIAGNYLGLDVEGISAGNGVGLRLLDATTALVGGLGPILGNLISGNLAVGVEIRGTGATENLLIGNGIGTDLSGEVDPGNGAAGVLIAAGASNNRVDLDNTIAASDLGIWISGIGTIGNLVTETLIYGALGAGVRIDEGATENTVGANTEILGNGIGVLISGVGTNSNLVSETFIAGNFGDGVRIHDGASFNTIGSGNTIQENWDRGVAISDFGTIGNAVLNNLITENFDGVVITDGASANRVEGGNVISDNVGIGVWVSGTDTSGNFVRGNTIDRSGGAGIRVAEGATGNEIGGSPTSGNLVRSGAGDGIVIEGPGAIDNPVIGNEVAGNSGAGIAIRSNAEGVIEDNFVFDNGVGVAIFEASNAYVSRNTIVDQRLHDGSSYLGDGVWLQNAQAIELVENTISGNEGVGVRIETSSNNSLRDNRIGTSASGTSVRGNEGSGVVIDSGQGNRLESNVISGNRAQGVEILGALSSGNLLVGNWIGTDGNGVLILPNLRSGVLIQNAPSNTVGGSANTVAYNFGDGIRVEGPGATGSLIQNNILFRNIGSGVAVVDVDAEEPVESVVVRNNQAIGNLRDGVQLSQSSGHEIRDNLIRANRRDGIHAEGSSRLRIADNRVVGFEEFAPGQPGFDSPVQRFGIAISGEATESNDGEASNVLVVGNTVEGSLSHGILFVHVSQSIVGGTDDSTRNVVHENLGSGIVVQYGEEVQILGNRIGLVPSQTGEGQGNGGFGILLEGTRNAIVGGIASGSANIVVGHGRDGIAIRSQSVDVQVLFNEVGQVVEDTEGLLLNLGNRGHGISVAGQSEGSLIRGNRIVANRGSGVLIDQASRTSVFGNLIGRTALDELPELGNQGDGVALRGASQNAIGGASDAFFNNRNLISGNFGAGVSLRSGSSNNLVLNNAIGTDVSGSRGIGNAGAGVLVEGSPGNQIGTPGLGNVISANGGAGVQVLNVQPNRGTQGVVIQANLIGTDGAGNAPLGNVGTGIFVLDSSGTQIGGASRSAGNVIGANGGSGIEVFDRPENELPAWENVILSNRIGIGNDGTTILGNRSNGIALNRASGSVVGQAEAGNLIAGSGDFGVLVGGGTENTIQGNLVGTLDELQGQAANTLGGITLFQSSGSLVGGLDDGERNLVVGNGSHGIFVIGSGPRADDSVRVYGNLVARNADDGIRYVEAAIPGGSRVGLASNEVLNNRGSGIVLSNLTSPEGDPEAGLRILHNRSIGNDGNGVEVTNSPRIRLVDNEVEQNGDSGILVVGSADVELRWNRIQRSRAFGVLTLNAPGIQVIDSRVSENAESGILLNRSSNAVVQGNLIVRNGLPTRADGIRVVESSGGRLGGSSPGQGNTIIGQSAGAGIRVVNADQEVGSSETLIQGNRIGYLGLMPNEANRTGIVLENASRVVVGGTVGAGGNTISGNTTSGIEVLQTLGNLSPSGVRITGNYLGTNLTGTALPSFNGVNLVQQDGVVLTNAVGVTVGGADYAERNVISGNTRTGVRINGAQTRELLVVGNVIGGADNPTLTAISQIQTEIDAPPATQIRPLVGVDGQPIDPVAFTSITLINGRFIFAPDQPEVQDVGVLIDRTTGNRVFGNAVAYNGVGVQLEETPSAESLLSPSPYVPNRLQGNVVFRNINGVYLANAAGNEIGASPAPVGQRGPGNRIERNISTGVTVFGGRSIGNFVTGNQIRAIPPEDFRPENPNLPRDIGSGIFIDSVVITVSPTELVQEQEALTNLLQGGPGTPGRQFIQRNYIGLGPTATSGLGNLIVGTVFAPVPGQGQPRTTVAGVYLFGGSVGNVIEANRITDPRYGVLLLDSPRNLDQVARQGPNANIIQAREGDVVVLQQRTVTNPGRRNRPGQPIPQPVPGGPLALASDRR; via the coding sequence ATGTCTCGATCTACCCGAACCTCGTTCCGAGCAATCAGACATCGTGAATCACGCCGATCGCTGATTGGACGACGACAACTCGTCGTGGAGGTGATGGAACCGAGGCAGTTGCTGGCCACATTCACAGTCCTCAATACGGCCGATGATGGTCCGGGATCGTTCCGTCAGGCAATTCTTGACGCAAATACAAGTCTTGATCCGATCGATGAGATCGAGTTTGACGTCTCAGGAACGATTGAACTGGCCTCGGCGCTTCCTTCGATCGATGGAGAGTTGATTGTCGATGCGACAACAGCTCCAGGGTATGTGGACGCTCCGGTGGTGGTGATTGACGGAATCAACGCCGGCCCCGGAGTCAACGGTCTGCACCTGGCCGCCGGTTCCAACGCGAGCGTGATTCGGGGGCTGGACCTCCGCCGGTTCTCGGGGGCTGGGATCCTGGTCGAATCCTCGGATAACGTGATCGTGAACAATCGTTTGGGAACCGATTCCACAGGCGAACAGGATCTGGGGAACCAGGGTGGCGGGGTGGTGTTCGAGGGAGTGGCGGCCTCGAACAATACACTGGGCGGGACGGTCGCGGCCGATGCGAACGTCATTGCCTGGAATGGAGTGGGGGTTCGAGTTTCCGAAGCAACCGGGGTGGCGATTCTGGCCAATTCGATTTTTCAGAACGCAGGTCTGGGAATCGAACTGGTCAACGGTGGAAATAACGATCAACCGGCGCCGAGTTTGACCTCGGTTGATTCCATCGATCAGACCACGATCCGTGTGAATGGGACCCTCAGCGGGGCAGCCTCAAATACGGTGTTTCTTGTTCAGGTCTTCGCAAGTGATGGTGATGCGGTTGATGCGGAAGGAAGACAATTTCTCGGCGAATTCAACGTGACCACGAATGGGGTGGGAGAAGTCACGTTTGGGACGCTCGTGAATGCGGATCTCTCGACTCTCGTTGGGACTGCCATCACGGCGACCGCGTCTCGAGTGGACGGGCCGGGACGGGAAACCTCGGAATTTTCCAACGCGGTTCAGCTTCAGGGGTTCGTTGTCACCACCACGAATGACTCTGGATTTGGGTCATTGCGACAGGTGATCTTGAATGCAAACGCAACTCCGGGACCTGACGAAATTACATTCGCGGTCAATGGCACGATTTCGCTTCTGACCCCCCTGCCAATCATTACTGACACTGTGACGATCGACGGATGGTCAGCCCCAGGGTGGGATGGGCGGCCGGTTGTCGAACTTGATGGTGGGAACGAGGTCGAGGTGGGACTCGAAGTGGCTTCGACGGCTGCTGCCTCGTCGATCCTTGGGCTGTCCGTGATTCGATTCACGGACGTGGGAATCCTCGTCAACGGCGCAAGTGATGTATCAATCGCGGGGAATTATCTGGGGCTTGACGTGGAGGGGATTTCCGCAGGCAACGGGGTCGGACTCCGTCTCCTCGATGCGACCACGGCGCTGGTGGGCGGTCTTGGTCCAATCCTGGGGAATCTGATTTCGGGAAACCTCGCCGTTGGGGTGGAAATTCGGGGGACAGGGGCTACGGAAAATCTCTTGATCGGTAACGGGATCGGCACCGATCTCAGCGGGGAGGTTGATCCTGGTAACGGAGCGGCCGGAGTCTTGATTGCGGCCGGCGCATCGAACAATCGCGTGGACCTCGACAACACGATTGCGGCGAGCGATTTGGGCATCTGGATCAGTGGCATTGGCACGATCGGCAATCTTGTGACCGAGACATTGATCTACGGGGCACTCGGAGCTGGGGTCCGAATCGATGAGGGAGCGACGGAGAATACGGTTGGTGCGAATACGGAGATCCTCGGAAATGGGATTGGTGTCCTGATCAGCGGTGTCGGGACGAATTCCAATTTGGTGTCCGAGACATTCATCGCAGGTAATTTCGGTGATGGTGTTCGGATTCACGACGGGGCGTCATTCAACACGATCGGAAGCGGGAATACCATTCAGGAAAATTGGGATCGCGGGGTGGCGATTTCCGATTTTGGAACAATCGGGAATGCTGTTCTGAATAACCTGATCACCGAGAATTTTGATGGTGTGGTGATTACTGACGGAGCCTCCGCGAATCGAGTTGAGGGGGGGAACGTCATCTCTGACAATGTTGGGATCGGCGTATGGGTGTCCGGGACCGACACCTCCGGGAACTTCGTGCGCGGAAATACGATCGACCGGAGCGGCGGAGCCGGCATCCGAGTGGCGGAGGGAGCCACGGGGAATGAGATCGGTGGCTCTCCGACCTCAGGGAACCTGGTGCGTTCCGGAGCGGGTGACGGGATCGTGATCGAAGGTCCCGGCGCGATCGACAATCCGGTCATCGGGAACGAGGTGGCTGGCAATTCGGGGGCGGGAATCGCGATCCGCTCGAATGCAGAGGGGGTGATCGAGGACAATTTTGTCTTCGACAATGGCGTGGGGGTTGCGATTTTCGAGGCATCCAACGCGTATGTGTCTCGAAATACGATTGTGGACCAGCGCCTCCATGATGGGTCCTCGTATCTAGGCGATGGCGTTTGGTTGCAGAATGCCCAAGCAATTGAACTGGTCGAGAACACGATCTCTGGGAATGAGGGTGTTGGAGTTCGAATCGAAACCTCTTCGAACAATTCCCTTCGCGACAACCGGATCGGCACGAGTGCCTCGGGAACCTCCGTGCGAGGGAACGAAGGATCGGGGGTGGTGATCGACTCCGGGCAAGGGAACCGTCTGGAGTCGAACGTGATCTCCGGGAATCGAGCGCAAGGCGTCGAGATTCTGGGAGCACTGTCCTCGGGCAATCTGCTCGTGGGGAACTGGATCGGGACCGATGGGAACGGAGTGCTGATCCTCCCGAATCTCAGGTCGGGAGTGCTGATCCAAAATGCGCCGTCCAACACGGTTGGCGGTTCGGCCAACACAGTGGCTTACAATTTTGGTGACGGGATCAGAGTTGAAGGGCCGGGTGCAACGGGGAGTTTGATTCAGAACAACATTCTCTTCCGCAATATTGGCTCGGGCGTGGCCGTCGTCGATGTCGACGCTGAGGAACCTGTCGAGTCGGTCGTGGTGAGGAATAACCAGGCGATTGGCAATCTCCGGGACGGGGTGCAACTAAGCCAATCGTCTGGCCATGAGATCCGCGACAATCTCATTCGAGCCAATCGTCGAGACGGAATCCATGCGGAAGGATCGTCGAGACTGCGCATTGCCGACAATCGCGTTGTTGGTTTCGAGGAGTTCGCGCCGGGACAACCGGGGTTCGATAGCCCCGTGCAGCGGTTCGGGATTGCGATTTCCGGCGAGGCGACGGAATCCAACGACGGGGAGGCAAGTAATGTCCTCGTGGTGGGGAATACCGTTGAGGGATCACTGAGCCACGGGATTCTGTTCGTGCATGTTTCTCAGTCCATCGTGGGAGGGACCGACGATTCCACCCGCAACGTGGTGCATGAGAACCTGGGAAGCGGAATCGTCGTGCAGTACGGCGAGGAGGTTCAGATCCTCGGTAACCGGATCGGGCTGGTTCCTTCGCAAACGGGTGAGGGACAAGGGAACGGCGGATTCGGCATCCTGCTGGAAGGGACGAGGAACGCCATCGTCGGAGGAATTGCGTCGGGATCGGCGAACATCGTTGTGGGTCATGGCCGGGATGGGATCGCCATTCGTTCCCAGAGCGTTGATGTCCAGGTATTGTTTAATGAAGTTGGGCAGGTGGTCGAGGACACTGAGGGCTTGCTGCTGAATCTGGGGAACAGGGGCCACGGAATCAGTGTGGCCGGGCAGTCGGAGGGCAGTCTGATCCGGGGCAACCGGATTGTTGCCAACCGGGGCAGTGGCGTGCTGATCGACCAGGCGAGCAGGACAAGCGTCTTCGGGAATCTGATCGGCCGAACCGCACTGGACGAGTTGCCCGAACTCGGCAACCAGGGAGATGGTGTGGCGCTCCGTGGGGCGTCTCAAAACGCGATCGGCGGTGCCTCCGATGCGTTCTTCAACAATCGAAATCTGATCTCCGGGAACTTCGGAGCGGGAGTCTCGTTACGGAGTGGATCAAGCAATAATCTGGTGTTGAATAACGCAATTGGTACCGATGTCAGCGGATCGAGGGGGATCGGCAATGCAGGGGCAGGAGTCCTGGTCGAAGGCTCACCGGGAAACCAGATCGGCACTCCTGGTCTGGGCAATGTGATTTCGGCCAATGGAGGGGCCGGGGTGCAGGTCCTCAACGTTCAGCCGAATCGGGGGACCCAGGGCGTGGTCATCCAGGCGAACCTGATCGGAACCGACGGAGCCGGGAATGCTCCTCTGGGGAATGTCGGCACTGGCATCTTTGTGCTGGATTCAAGCGGGACACAGATTGGCGGCGCCTCAAGGAGCGCGGGGAACGTCATCGGAGCCAACGGAGGCTCGGGAATCGAAGTGTTCGACCGCCCGGAGAACGAGTTGCCGGCCTGGGAGAACGTGATCCTCTCGAACCGGATTGGCATTGGGAACGATGGCACGACCATTCTGGGAAATCGGAGTAACGGCATCGCGCTGAACCGGGCGTCGGGAAGTGTCGTCGGTCAGGCAGAAGCCGGGAACCTGATTGCCGGCAGTGGGGATTTTGGGGTGCTGGTCGGCGGCGGGACCGAGAACACCATTCAGGGCAACCTTGTTGGGACGCTCGACGAACTTCAAGGACAGGCAGCAAACACGCTCGGCGGAATTACCCTGTTTCAATCTTCAGGAAGCCTGGTGGGCGGCCTGGACGATGGAGAGCGCAACCTGGTCGTTGGGAACGGCAGCCACGGGATTTTCGTCATTGGTTCGGGACCGAGAGCAGACGATTCGGTGAGGGTTTATGGGAATCTCGTTGCCCGCAATGCCGATGACGGGATTCGTTACGTCGAAGCGGCGATCCCCGGCGGTTCGCGGGTCGGGCTGGCCTCGAATGAGGTGTTGAACAATCGGGGATCAGGAATCGTCCTGTCAAACCTGACCTCTCCCGAGGGAGATCCTGAGGCTGGGCTTCGCATCCTCCACAACCGATCGATCGGAAATGATGGGAACGGTGTCGAGGTGACGAATTCCCCCCGAATTCGCCTGGTCGACAACGAGGTCGAGCAGAATGGCGACAGTGGAATCCTGGTCGTTGGGTCGGCCGACGTGGAGCTTCGATGGAATCGGATCCAGCGGAGTCGGGCGTTCGGTGTGTTGACGCTGAATGCTCCTGGGATTCAGGTGATCGACAGCCGGGTGTCTGAGAACGCTGAGAGCGGTATCCTGCTCAATCGATCAAGCAATGCGGTGGTTCAGGGCAATTTGATTGTGCGGAACGGTTTGCCGACGCGTGCCGACGGGATCCGAGTGGTCGAGTCGAGCGGTGGAAGGCTCGGAGGATCGTCTCCTGGTCAAGGGAATACCATTATCGGCCAGTCGGCCGGAGCCGGGATCCGCGTGGTCAATGCCGATCAGGAAGTGGGTTCCTCGGAAACCCTGATCCAGGGGAATCGGATCGGCTATCTCGGGCTTATGCCCAACGAGGCGAATCGGACTGGCATTGTCCTCGAGAACGCTTCAAGGGTGGTCGTTGGGGGGACGGTCGGAGCCGGCGGCAATACCATTTCCGGGAATACCACATCAGGGATCGAGGTGCTGCAAACCCTCGGAAACCTTTCTCCCTCTGGTGTGAGGATCACCGGGAATTACCTCGGAACGAACCTGACCGGCACGGCCCTGCCCTCGTTCAACGGAGTGAATCTGGTGCAGCAAGATGGGGTTGTGCTGACGAACGCTGTCGGAGTGACGGTTGGCGGTGCCGACTATGCTGAGCGGAACGTGATTTCCGGGAACACACGGACGGGGGTTCGGATCAACGGGGCCCAGACTCGGGAACTCCTGGTGGTCGGCAACGTGATTGGAGGGGCCGATAACCCGACCCTGACCGCAATCAGCCAGATTCAGACGGAGATCGATGCACCTCCCGCGACCCAGATCCGGCCGCTGGTCGGTGTGGATGGGCAGCCGATCGACCCGGTGGCCTTCACCTCGATCACGCTGATCAATGGGCGATTCATCTTCGCGCCCGATCAACCGGAGGTGCAGGATGTCGGAGTTTTGATTGATCGAACCACCGGCAATCGGGTGTTCGGCAACGCCGTCGCCTACAACGGTGTCGGAGTGCAACTGGAGGAGACTCCTTCGGCTGAGTCTCTGCTTTCCCCCTCGCCTTATGTGCCCAACCGTCTCCAGGGAAACGTCGTGTTCCGCAATATCAACGGCGTCTACCTTGCAAACGCCGCCGGCAACGAGATTGGAGCATCGCCGGCTCCGGTGGGACAGCGAGGACCGGGGAACCGGATCGAGCGGAACATCTCCACGGGAGTGACTGTGTTCGGGGGGCGGTCGATCGGCAATTTTGTGACCGGAAATCAGATTCGAGCGATCCCTCCGGAAGATTTTCGACCGGAAAATCCGAACCTGCCGCGAGATATCGGATCGGGCATTTTCATTGACAGCGTGGTGATCACGGTGTCTCCCACCGAGTTGGTCCAAGAACAGGAGGCGTTGACAAACCTCCTTCAAGGAGGGCCGGGCACGCCGGGGCGGCAGTTTATCCAGCGCAATTACATCGGCCTTGGCCCGACGGCGACCTCGGGCCTGGGGAACCTCATTGTGGGGACGGTCTTTGCCCCCGTTCCAGGCCAGGGACAGCCACGCACCACCGTTGCAGGGGTTTATCTGTTCGGGGGGTCGGTTGGAAACGTCATCGAGGCGAATCGGATCACCGACCCTCGTTACGGTGTCCTGCTCCTCGACTCGCCGAGGAATCTTGATCAAGTCGCCCGACAAGGTCCCAATGCCAACATCATTCAGGCGAGAGAAGGGGATGTTGTTGTGCTTCAGCAGCGAACCGTGACCAATCCCGGTCGAAGGAACCGGCCTGGACAGCCGATTCCTCAACCGGTTCCGGGTGGTCCCCTGGCACTTGCCAGTGATCGCCGCTGA
- a CDS encoding DUF1501 domain-containing protein: MNMQHERALAQTRRHFFGGIGLGLGAIALGALQGRAATGIDDPMAPKPPMHVPRAKSVIYLHMAGSPSQIDLFEHKPELTKFSGKDCPAEYLEGKRFAFIKGTPKMLGPQFTYSRHGQSGQWISELLPHFSRVVDKTCVIRSMSTTEFNHAPAQLFVHTGQARPGNPSMGSWATYGLGSEAEDLPGFVVLCSGGKVPDAGKSVWGSGFLPSVYQGVQCRTDGDPVLFLSDPDGMSRSLRRKTLDALRELNELQLAQVGDAETLTRIAQFELAYRMQMSVPEAMDLAREPVEVLDLYGASPGYVSEAESADDPRVLYKGDDPTFANNCLLARRLVERGVRFVQLYDWGWDHHGSSPGESIDETLPIKCRQIDRAVSGLLIDLERRGLLDETLVVWGGEFGRTPMMQNNVNTELKPGFVGRDHHPDAFTMWLAGGGIKPGMAYGSTDEIGYHVAEHQVTIRDLQATILHLLGLDPYRFSVPYQGLENRLIGPTDEGRIITDILA, translated from the coding sequence ATGAACATGCAGCATGAGCGGGCGCTGGCCCAGACGCGACGGCACTTCTTCGGCGGCATTGGGCTGGGGCTCGGGGCGATTGCCCTGGGCGCGTTGCAAGGTCGCGCGGCTACGGGCATCGACGATCCGATGGCGCCGAAGCCGCCCATGCATGTGCCCAGGGCGAAGTCTGTCATTTATTTGCATATGGCAGGATCGCCGTCACAGATTGATCTGTTCGAGCACAAGCCCGAATTGACGAAGTTCAGCGGGAAGGACTGCCCGGCGGAGTATCTGGAGGGCAAGCGGTTCGCGTTCATCAAGGGAACTCCCAAGATGCTCGGGCCGCAGTTCACGTATTCGAGGCATGGGCAGTCGGGTCAGTGGATCAGTGAACTCTTGCCCCATTTCTCAAGGGTGGTGGACAAGACCTGCGTGATTCGGTCGATGTCCACGACCGAATTTAATCATGCCCCTGCGCAGTTGTTTGTGCATACAGGTCAGGCAAGGCCAGGGAACCCGAGCATGGGCTCCTGGGCGACTTATGGTCTGGGAAGCGAGGCGGAAGATCTGCCGGGCTTCGTTGTGCTCTGCTCCGGAGGCAAGGTTCCCGACGCGGGCAAGAGCGTGTGGGGCTCGGGCTTTCTGCCGTCGGTCTATCAAGGGGTGCAGTGCCGAACTGATGGGGATCCCGTGCTGTTCCTCTCCGACCCAGACGGAATGAGCCGGTCGCTGCGGCGTAAGACGCTTGATGCCCTGCGCGAGTTGAATGAGCTGCAACTCGCGCAGGTGGGAGATGCCGAGACGTTGACCCGCATTGCGCAGTTCGAATTGGCGTACAGGATGCAGATGTCGGTTCCTGAGGCGATGGACCTTGCTCGGGAGCCGGTCGAAGTGCTGGACCTTTACGGTGCGTCGCCGGGCTATGTTTCCGAGGCCGAGTCTGCGGATGACCCGCGGGTGCTCTACAAAGGAGATGACCCGACCTTCGCCAACAATTGCCTGCTCGCCCGGCGGCTCGTTGAGCGAGGTGTTCGATTTGTTCAACTGTATGACTGGGGATGGGACCATCACGGCTCATCGCCAGGCGAGTCGATCGACGAGACATTGCCGATCAAATGCCGTCAGATCGATCGGGCGGTTTCCGGCTTGCTGATTGACCTCGAACGGCGAGGGTTGCTCGACGAGACCCTCGTGGTCTGGGGAGGCGAGTTCGGCCGCACTCCGATGATGCAGAACAACGTCAATACCGAGCTGAAGCCTGGGTTCGTCGGTCGCGACCACCACCCGGATGCCTTCACCATGTGGTTGGCCGGCGGCGGGATCAAGCCAGGAATGGCCTACGGATCGACGGATGAGATCGGCTATCATGTGGCTGAGCATCAGGTCACGATTCGGGATCTTCAAGCGACCATCCTCCACCTCCTTGGCCTTGATCCGTATCGCTTCAGTGTGCCGTATCAGGGGCTTGAGAATCGCCTGATCGGACCAACCGACGAGGGGAGGATCATCACGGACATCCTGGCGTAA